The proteins below come from a single Lactobacillus johnsonii genomic window:
- a CDS encoding cell division protein FtsQ/DivIB has protein sequence MAKRKITKKDPKKELSGWIDYKNKTNTNEKRRVSASLTKLQAERRHALLTRLGFIIFFSLCCILALGYYISPKANVASVQVKGAPELNSRQVVKTVGISPENKVVFCLLKGKEYSKKLSATFPEIAKVQVGVQKANHLILNIKERPVIGYIHEGDGYRKILATGKVGSQIIASNKIDKNKPLFTGYNQKVSLSEDIKVYASLPQNIRDQVKMLSGETRRPTQIILVMKDNNIVIGNLSTIKGKMRYYDKIKSQLREPSVIDFEIGAYSRPLTQAEKVKLGLT, from the coding sequence GTGGCTAAGAGAAAAATAACCAAAAAAGATCCTAAAAAAGAATTATCAGGATGGATTGATTATAAAAATAAGACAAACACTAATGAAAAAAGACGGGTCTCTGCCTCACTAACTAAATTGCAAGCTGAACGTCGGCATGCTTTATTGACTCGATTAGGTTTTATAATTTTCTTTTCACTGTGTTGTATTTTAGCTTTAGGATACTATATTTCTCCAAAAGCAAATGTAGCAAGCGTACAGGTTAAAGGAGCGCCTGAATTAAATAGTAGGCAAGTAGTAAAGACTGTAGGTATTTCTCCTGAAAACAAGGTTGTCTTTTGTCTCCTAAAAGGAAAAGAATACAGTAAAAAACTATCAGCTACTTTCCCAGAAATAGCGAAAGTACAAGTGGGCGTCCAAAAAGCAAATCATTTGATTTTAAATATCAAAGAGCGACCAGTAATCGGATATATTCATGAAGGTGACGGCTATCGCAAAATCTTGGCGACTGGAAAAGTAGGTAGCCAAATTATCGCAAGTAACAAAATTGATAAAAATAAGCCTTTGTTTACTGGATATAATCAAAAAGTCTCTCTTAGCGAAGATATCAAGGTTTATGCCAGTCTTCCACAAAATATCCGTGACCAAGTTAAAATGCTGAGTGGTGAAACACGAAGGCCAACGCAGATTATTTTGGTAATGAAAGATAATAATATAGTTATTGGAAATCTTTCTACCATTAAAGGTAAGATGCGCTACTATGACAAAATTAAAAGTCAGCTAAGAGAACCATCTGTAATTGATTTTGAAATTGGTGCTTATAGTAGACCGCTCACACAGGCAGAAAAAGTCAAATTAGGACTGACTTGA
- the murG gene encoding undecaprenyldiphospho-muramoylpentapeptide beta-N-acetylglucosaminyltransferase has product MRVIFSGGGTGGHIYPIMALIERLKERKLVTNDEILFVGTDRGLESKIVPAAGVPFKTLKIKGFDRKHPLKNFETIELFIKATKEAKQIIKNFKPDVVVGTGGYVSGAIVYEAAKMHVPTIIHESNSVVGLANKFLAHYVDKICYTFDDAAKQFSEKKKLVKTGNPRSQQVLGLNKENIDIAKKWDLNPNMPTVLIFGGSRGALAINQIVEKSLPELETKPYQVIWATGQLYYGDVKKKLAGKEVNSNIKIVPYIDNMPGLLPQVTCVVARSGATSLAEFTALGVPVILIPSPNVTHNHQMKNALDMEKAGAALVIAENDLNPNNFVSSIDHILLDTNYAKKMSEASKKLGVPDASDQVISVMESLIKNK; this is encoded by the coding sequence ATGAGAGTAATTTTTTCTGGTGGCGGAACTGGTGGCCACATATATCCAATTATGGCGTTAATTGAACGTTTGAAAGAACGTAAATTAGTTACAAATGATGAAATTTTGTTTGTTGGGACTGATCGAGGATTAGAATCGAAGATTGTTCCTGCGGCAGGAGTTCCTTTTAAGACTTTAAAAATTAAAGGATTTGATCGAAAGCATCCTCTAAAGAATTTCGAAACAATCGAATTATTTATTAAAGCTACAAAAGAAGCAAAACAAATTATTAAGAACTTTAAGCCTGATGTAGTCGTTGGAACTGGTGGATATGTATCAGGTGCCATAGTTTATGAGGCAGCTAAAATGCATGTTCCAACTATCATTCATGAATCTAATTCAGTAGTTGGACTAGCAAATAAGTTTTTAGCTCATTATGTTGATAAAATTTGTTATACCTTTGATGATGCTGCAAAGCAATTTTCAGAGAAAAAGAAATTAGTAAAAACTGGTAATCCACGCTCACAACAAGTTCTTGGTTTAAATAAAGAAAACATTGATATTGCTAAGAAATGGGATTTAAATCCTAACATGCCAACTGTACTGATTTTTGGTGGCTCACGCGGTGCTTTAGCAATTAATCAAATCGTTGAAAAGTCTTTGCCAGAGCTTGAAACAAAACCATATCAGGTTATTTGGGCAACTGGACAATTGTATTATGGCGATGTTAAGAAAAAATTAGCCGGTAAAGAAGTGAATTCAAATATAAAGATTGTTCCTTATATTGATAATATGCCAGGCTTATTACCACAAGTGACATGCGTTGTAGCACGATCTGGTGCAACTAGTTTGGCTGAATTTACCGCCCTTGGTGTTCCTGTAATTTTAATACCTAGTCCGAATGTAACGCATAATCATCAAATGAAAAATGCGCTTGATATGGAAAAAGCAGGAGCTGCTTTAGTTATTGCAGAAAATGATTTAAATCCTAATAACTTTGTTTCATCAATCGATCATATTCTACTCGATACAAATTATGCAAAGAAGATGAGTGAAGCATCTAAGAAATTAGGTGTTCCAGATGCATCTGATCAAGTAATTTCGGTGATGGAAAGTCTAATTAAAAATAAATAG
- the murD gene encoding UDP-N-acetylmuramoyl-L-alanine--D-glutamate ligase: protein MKKIKTYENKNILILGLGKSGFSVAKLLLKLGAKLTLNDKKDLSNDDRAAELDKLGVRVISGYHPVEIFDEEKFDYLVKNPGIPYENPMVEKAEKLDIPVITEPEIALNVSEAPYVCVTGSNGKTTTVMLTQRIMDHNLSKNGGHAYAVGNIGVPISEVVEKATSKDLLVVEMSSFQLLGVTDIKPKVAAIVDIYNNVHLDYHKTFDNYVEAKLRITQSQDQDDYFIANFDQKNILEKELDKTKAKVQTFSETDKTADYFIGDEYLESKDDHHIMKISDIKIPGIHNQQNCLVAIAISKLMGADDSDIQYALSTFTGATHRLQYVMTYNDRKIYNDSKSTNIEAATVAIPSFKEPEVLIAGGLDRGFMFDSLVPLFKKHVKSIVLYGETKYLLADAARKAGIKDIVIVNTLQEAVPRAYELSEAGDVILFSPACASWDQFNTFEERGDFFVKFIKELKTK from the coding sequence ATGAAAAAAATTAAGACATACGAAAATAAAAATATTTTGATTTTAGGCTTAGGAAAAAGTGGTTTTTCTGTTGCTAAGCTTCTTTTAAAGCTTGGCGCTAAGCTGACTTTAAATGATAAAAAAGATTTGTCTAACGATGATCGTGCTGCTGAATTAGACAAGTTAGGAGTTAGAGTTATTTCTGGATACCATCCAGTAGAGATTTTTGATGAGGAAAAATTTGATTATCTTGTTAAAAACCCCGGAATTCCTTATGAAAATCCAATGGTAGAGAAGGCAGAGAAGTTAGATATTCCAGTTATTACCGAACCTGAAATTGCACTTAATGTCAGTGAAGCACCATATGTTTGTGTTACTGGCTCAAATGGAAAGACAACTACGGTCATGCTTACCCAAAGAATTATGGATCATAATTTATCTAAAAATGGTGGTCATGCTTATGCAGTTGGTAATATTGGTGTTCCAATTTCAGAAGTTGTTGAAAAAGCAACTTCTAAAGATCTCCTAGTAGTAGAAATGTCTAGTTTCCAATTACTTGGGGTAACTGATATTAAGCCTAAAGTAGCTGCCATTGTTGATATTTATAATAATGTTCACCTTGACTACCATAAGACTTTTGACAATTATGTTGAAGCTAAGCTTAGAATTACTCAATCTCAAGATCAAGATGATTATTTCATTGCTAACTTTGATCAAAAGAATATTTTAGAAAAAGAGCTTGATAAGACAAAAGCTAAGGTTCAGACATTTTCGGAAACAGATAAAACTGCCGACTATTTTATTGGTGATGAATATCTTGAAAGCAAAGACGATCATCACATTATGAAGATCAGCGATATCAAGATCCCAGGTATTCATAACCAACAAAATTGTTTAGTAGCGATTGCCATTTCTAAATTAATGGGTGCAGATGATAGTGACATTCAATATGCATTAAGTACTTTTACTGGTGCGACTCACCGTTTGCAATATGTAATGACTTATAATGATCGTAAAATTTATAACGATTCAAAATCAACGAATATTGAAGCTGCTACTGTAGCTATTCCATCATTTAAAGAGCCTGAAGTTTTGATTGCGGGTGGATTAGATCGTGGATTCATGTTTGATTCACTAGTTCCACTATTTAAAAAGCATGTAAAATCAATTGTACTTTATGGTGAAACTAAATATCTTTTAGCTGATGCCGCTCGTAAAGCGGGTATTAAAGATATCGTAATTGTTAATACTTTACAAGAAGCTGTTCCGCGAGCATATGAATTAAGTGAAGCAGGAGATGTTATTTTGTTTTCACCAGCATGTGCATCTTGGGATCAATTTAACACTTTTGAAGAACGTGGAGACTTTTTTGTAAAATTTATTAAGGAATTAAAGACTAAATAA
- the mraY gene encoding phospho-N-acetylmuramoyl-pentapeptide-transferase — protein MQFSLIPFISSFALTVIFLPLFIGFMRMKHEGQVIRDEGPKWHEKKSGTPTMGGVVFMLAGVISTLWVLIWQKDLNKTAWILIIAFLGYGIIGFLDDGIKLYFKRNLGLRAWQKLLGQIIIAALIITLAFSDHFAFELYIPFAGMVRNSFLFSLFVLFWLVGFSNAVNLSDGLDGLATGLSIIAYATYAWIAYQERNWVIVVFTLSVIGGLVGFFMFNHKPAKIFMGDAGSLALGGGLATVSIFLHRPWSLLLIGIVFVLETLSVILQVISFQTTGKRIFKMTPIHHHFEMLGWSEWKVDIVFWIVGLIGSIIYLIIWG, from the coding sequence ATGCAGTTTTCTTTGATACCGTTCATTAGCAGCTTTGCTCTTACGGTTATCTTCTTACCGTTGTTTATTGGTTTCATGCGAATGAAACATGAAGGACAAGTTATTAGAGATGAAGGCCCTAAGTGGCATGAGAAAAAATCAGGTACACCAACTATGGGTGGAGTAGTCTTTATGCTTGCCGGTGTTATTTCTACCTTATGGGTGTTGATTTGGCAAAAAGATTTAAATAAGACTGCATGGATTTTAATTATTGCTTTCTTAGGATACGGAATTATTGGCTTTTTAGATGATGGAATTAAGCTATATTTCAAACGTAACTTAGGCTTGAGAGCATGGCAAAAATTATTAGGACAAATTATTATTGCAGCTTTAATTATTACACTAGCCTTTAGTGATCATTTTGCCTTTGAATTATATATTCCTTTTGCAGGAATGGTAAGAAATTCCTTCCTCTTTAGTTTATTTGTCCTTTTCTGGTTGGTTGGTTTTTCTAACGCAGTTAACTTATCTGATGGTTTAGATGGATTAGCAACTGGTTTATCCATTATTGCTTATGCTACTTATGCTTGGATAGCTTACCAAGAAAGAAATTGGGTTATCGTTGTATTTACTCTCAGTGTAATTGGTGGTTTAGTAGGTTTCTTCATGTTCAATCATAAGCCAGCTAAAATTTTCATGGGAGATGCAGGTTCATTAGCTTTAGGTGGAGGATTAGCCACTGTATCGATTTTCCTTCATCGTCCATGGTCATTGCTTTTAATTGGAATTGTTTTTGTATTAGAAACTTTAAGTGTGATCTTACAAGTTATTTCCTTCCAAACTACTGGAAAGAGAATTTTCAAGATGACACCAATCCATCACCATTTCGAAATGCTTGGCTGGTCTGAATGGAAGGTTGATATTGTATTTTGGATTGTTGGTTTAATTGGAAGTATTATTTATTTAATTATCTGGGGTTAA
- a CDS encoding penicillin-binding protein has translation MKKFNNLNRNRSKAHGYRFTVGRILQLVLALVFLVFIGRFLYIGISNQVAGENLNKRINQIYRRNEVLKATRGTIYDKNGLTLAEDAHVFTVYAILDKSSIDYHNKPMYVTNKRKTAQKLAEVLPLSEEKIYSYLTPKHKAFQVEFGSAGTGLTLSQKEKIEEMKLPGIKFIETPSRLYPNGNFASHIIGLAQPQKNQGNSTLVGTMGIEAYFDKQLAGKDGYREAFVDAENYQLPNSQKNARATKDGDNVYLTLDSRLQTYLEVLMSQVQDKYKPKALTAVVEDIKTGKILAASQRPTFNPQTKKGLDTSWRNMLVQDSYEPGSVFKVLTYSSAIESGHYNPNEQYKSGAVTVQGSTIHDWNNSGWGSIPFSQAFPRSSNVGFVKLEQKMGSKTWKEYLNKYRIGKKTGVTLPGETAGILNFSTPLNQAVTAFGQGVNVNAMQMMQAYSALANNGQMVKPQFVEKIVSPSGKVVEKFHRTKVGTPIYSAKTAKTVLKGMQDVVNASYGTGAAYKMPGKSIAVKTGTAQIAGPHGGYLTGDNNYIFSVVGVTPANNPRYCVYLTMKQPQKMSKPAETILSSIFKPIMNRLISLSDSSAKVNEKVTVPALTGKSVEKAKEDANNAGVSVEVIGTGKNVSRQSVGAGVKEDTDTKIFLYTGGKVTCPNMVGWSEDEVNSFMTTTDIPITINGKGKVTKQSIPAGKVIDKNSKLSVNLK, from the coding sequence ATGAAAAAGTTTAATAACTTAAATAGAAATAGATCCAAAGCCCACGGCTACCGCTTTACGGTGGGGAGAATCCTCCAGCTAGTCTTGGCTTTGGTTTTTCTTGTATTTATAGGTAGATTTTTATATATAGGGATTTCAAATCAGGTTGCTGGCGAAAACCTAAATAAGCGTATAAATCAGATTTATAGGCGAAATGAGGTTTTAAAAGCAACCCGAGGAACAATTTATGATAAAAATGGTTTAACTCTTGCTGAAGATGCGCATGTCTTTACTGTATATGCCATCTTAGATAAGAGTTCAATTGATTATCATAATAAGCCAATGTATGTTACGAATAAACGCAAAACAGCACAAAAGTTGGCTGAAGTACTTCCTTTAAGTGAAGAAAAAATATATTCATATTTGACTCCGAAGCATAAGGCTTTCCAGGTTGAATTTGGTTCAGCTGGAACAGGCTTAACTTTATCTCAAAAGGAAAAAATTGAAGAGATGAAGTTGCCAGGAATTAAATTTATCGAAACTCCATCTAGACTTTATCCTAATGGAAACTTTGCTTCTCACATTATTGGTTTGGCACAACCCCAAAAGAACCAAGGAAATAGTACTTTAGTTGGTACGATGGGAATTGAAGCATACTTTGACAAGCAATTAGCCGGTAAAGATGGGTATCGCGAAGCGTTTGTAGATGCAGAAAATTATCAATTGCCTAATAGCCAAAAGAATGCACGTGCTACAAAAGATGGAGACAATGTTTACTTGACACTTGATTCACGACTGCAAACTTACTTAGAGGTTTTAATGTCGCAAGTGCAAGATAAATACAAGCCAAAAGCTTTAACAGCAGTTGTAGAAGATATTAAAACTGGTAAAATTCTGGCTGCTTCTCAGCGTCCTACCTTTAATCCTCAAACTAAAAAGGGATTAGATACATCATGGCGAAATATGTTAGTGCAGGATTCCTATGAACCGGGATCAGTTTTCAAAGTTTTAACTTATTCAAGTGCAATTGAAAGTGGTCATTACAATCCTAATGAACAATACAAGTCTGGAGCAGTCACTGTTCAGGGCTCAACAATTCATGACTGGAACAATAGTGGGTGGGGAAGCATTCCATTTAGCCAAGCATTTCCTCGTTCCAGTAATGTTGGTTTTGTAAAACTTGAACAAAAGATGGGTTCAAAAACTTGGAAAGAATATTTGAATAAATACCGAATCGGTAAAAAGACAGGGGTAACGCTTCCTGGAGAAACCGCAGGTATTTTAAACTTTTCTACTCCGTTGAATCAGGCTGTTACTGCATTTGGACAAGGGGTTAATGTTAATGCAATGCAAATGATGCAAGCATATAGTGCCTTGGCCAATAATGGTCAGATGGTAAAACCTCAATTTGTCGAAAAAATAGTTTCACCTTCTGGTAAAGTAGTAGAAAAGTTTCACCGTACAAAAGTCGGGACACCTATTTATTCTGCTAAAACAGCTAAAACTGTTCTAAAAGGAATGCAAGATGTTGTAAACGCATCTTACGGTACTGGTGCAGCTTATAAAATGCCAGGAAAGAGCATCGCTGTAAAAACTGGTACGGCACAAATAGCTGGACCGCATGGTGGATATTTGACTGGGGATAATAATTATATTTTTTCAGTAGTTGGGGTAACACCTGCTAATAATCCTCGTTATTGTGTTTATTTAACCATGAAGCAACCACAAAAAATGTCCAAACCAGCTGAAACAATTCTTTCTTCTATTTTTAAACCAATTATGAATCGCTTGATTTCACTTTCTGATTCTTCAGCAAAGGTTAATGAAAAAGTAACTGTTCCAGCTTTAACTGGTAAAAGTGTTGAAAAAGCAAAAGAAGATGCTAATAATGCAGGAGTTTCAGTTGAAGTGATTGGAACTGGAAAGAATGTTAGTCGGCAGTCAGTAGGAGCCGGTGTAAAAGAAGATACCGATACAAAGATTTTCCTATATACTGGAGGAAAAGTTACATGTCCAAATATGGTTGGCTGGAGCGAAGATGAAGTTAATAGCTTCATGACGACAACTGATATTCCAATTACGATTAATGGAAAAGGAAAAGTTACTAAACAGTCTATTCCGGCTGGAAAAGTAATTGATAAAAATAGTAAGCTATCTGTAAACTTAAAATAG
- the ftsL gene encoding cell division protein FtsL — MADSSARNLNYQQSQQQTEQPKKAIVLNPKSVPWTAFEKSLVVLGSLITLGLMILLVSASISATSAQHKLANVEQTIISQKSHNTDLRQKIGELTSTTRINKIARDQGLHLVESNIRNVR, encoded by the coding sequence ATGGCTGATAGCTCAGCAAGAAATTTAAATTATCAACAAAGTCAACAGCAGACTGAGCAGCCAAAGAAAGCAATTGTTCTTAATCCTAAAAGCGTTCCTTGGACAGCATTTGAAAAAAGTTTAGTCGTTCTAGGTTCACTCATTACATTAGGTTTAATGATTTTATTGGTTTCAGCTAGCATTTCCGCTACTAGTGCTCAACATAAATTAGCAAATGTTGAGCAAACAATAATTTCTCAAAAAAGTCATAACACTGATCTTCGTCAGAAGATTGGTGAATTAACGTCAACTACTAGAATTAATAAAATTGCCCGTGATCAAGGCTTGCACTTGGTTGAGAGTAACATTAGGAATGTCCGTTAA
- the rsmH gene encoding 16S rRNA (cytosine(1402)-N(4))-methyltransferase RsmH — protein MKFKHKSVLLHETIDNLNPKDGGLYVDATFGGGGHARYLLSKLNKGTVIGFDQDEYAISMAKESFAKELQVGAEPRLMLVHDNFCHLKENLVELGISDGIDGIYYDLGVSSPQFDQPERGFSYRFDARLDMRMDQSQELDAYTIVNTWSQKELSDVLYKYGDEKFSRQIARKIVDRRKEKPIVTTFDLVDVIKDAIPAYARRSGGHPAKKSFQAIRVAVNNELGVLQESLEEAIKLLKPGGRISVITFQSHEDKIVKKIFKKYSEVEIPRGMPMVPADSKPTLRLISRKPIMASSDELEENNRSHSAKLRVAEKL, from the coding sequence ATGAAATTCAAGCATAAAAGCGTGCTTTTGCACGAAACAATAGACAATTTAAATCCAAAAGATGGTGGTCTTTATGTAGACGCAACTTTTGGTGGTGGTGGTCACGCCCGATATCTACTCAGTAAGTTAAATAAGGGTACTGTGATTGGATTTGATCAAGATGAGTATGCAATTTCTATGGCAAAAGAGAGTTTTGCCAAGGAGTTACAGGTAGGAGCAGAACCTCGATTAATGTTGGTTCATGATAACTTCTGTCATTTGAAAGAAAATCTGGTAGAGCTGGGGATTTCAGATGGAATAGATGGTATTTATTACGATCTCGGAGTTTCGTCTCCACAGTTTGATCAACCTGAACGGGGTTTTTCTTATCGTTTCGATGCTCGATTAGATATGAGGATGGACCAAAGCCAAGAGTTAGATGCTTATACAATAGTAAACACGTGGTCACAAAAAGAATTAAGTGACGTTTTGTATAAGTATGGAGATGAAAAGTTTTCTCGTCAGATTGCTAGAAAAATAGTTGATCGAAGAAAAGAGAAGCCAATTGTAACTACTTTTGATTTAGTAGATGTGATTAAGGATGCCATTCCAGCATATGCACGACGAAGTGGGGGACATCCTGCGAAGAAGAGCTTTCAAGCTATTCGAGTTGCAGTTAACAATGAATTAGGTGTATTACAAGAATCTCTTGAAGAAGCAATTAAGCTATTGAAGCCAGGTGGTCGAATTAGTGTAATTACTTTTCAGTCTCATGAAGATAAAATCGTCAAAAAGATATTTAAAAAGTATTCTGAAGTCGAAATACCACGGGGAATGCCTATGGTACCGGCTGACAGTAAACCAACATTGCGATTGATTAGTCGCAAACCTATCATGGCAAGTAGCGATGAATTAGAGGAAAATAATCGCTCACACAGTGCCAAGTTAAGGGTTGCAGAGAAATTATAA